From the Synergistaceae bacterium genome, one window contains:
- a CDS encoding Nif3-like dinuclear metal center hexameric protein, with amino-acid sequence MAERFKSDPPELLNPSGGFVSHGGGVLKVREILEKINLTAPFALAEEWDNSGLMVGDPEGEVRRLALTLDPLPEALEEARRGGCQALLSHHPLFFHPVRKIDFSVTEGKVVQMAALAGMAVLSAHTNWDSAEEGVSRVLAEKMKLVSVAPLQPSSRGTGGMGAVGNLPAAAPVTEVLERLKSAWNLSRLDYYGPTDCSILRTALCGGSGGSLWPAALSVKADLYVTADMKYHDIVDCVRARLPVAVIDHGEMESGTLAELARYLSVPGELEVVLLNYRALAAPLRL; translated from the coding sequence GTGGCGGAGCGGTTCAAAAGCGATCCTCCCGAATTGCTGAACCCGTCGGGAGGGTTCGTTTCGCACGGAGGTGGCGTTTTGAAGGTACGTGAAATACTTGAGAAAATCAACCTGACGGCTCCCTTTGCCCTTGCGGAGGAGTGGGATAACAGCGGATTGATGGTGGGGGACCCGGAAGGAGAGGTGCGGCGTCTTGCCCTGACGCTGGATCCCTTGCCCGAAGCTCTGGAAGAAGCCCGCCGCGGGGGATGTCAGGCGCTCTTGTCCCATCATCCGCTTTTTTTCCATCCCGTCAGGAAGATCGACTTCTCCGTCACGGAGGGGAAGGTCGTTCAGATGGCCGCCCTGGCCGGCATGGCGGTGCTGTCCGCCCACACGAACTGGGACAGCGCGGAAGAAGGCGTCAGCCGCGTCCTGGCGGAGAAGATGAAGCTCGTTTCCGTGGCCCCTCTGCAGCCTTCCTCCCGCGGAACGGGGGGCATGGGCGCGGTGGGAAACCTGCCTGCCGCGGCTCCCGTGACGGAGGTTCTGGAAAGACTGAAGAGCGCCTGGAATCTAAGCCGTCTTGACTACTATGGACCGACGGACTGTAGTATACTGCGAACGGCCCTTTGCGGCGGCTCGGGAGGAAGCCTCTGGCCCGCGGCCCTGTCCGTGAAAGCGGACCTCTACGTTACGGCCGACATGAAGTATCATGATATTGTGGACTGCGTTCGCGCAAGGCTCCCTGTGGCCGTGATCGATCACGGGGAAATGGAAAGCGGGACTCTGGCGGAACTGGCGCGTTATCTTTCCGTTCCGGGGGAGCTGGAGGTCGTGCTGCTGAACTATCGGGCTCTTGCCGCGCCGCTGCGTCTGTGA
- a CDS encoding MFS transporter, with product MRLLVFYLTGLTWAIYSCSNVFFMLAPYLVMRGFSSENAGILVGAFYAATTLVRPLGSWIAERAGIRRALAASACVCLFSTLLMFFAASFWLFLAIRVAMGLGFGVFVVALMTCQSLLIPGEVRGGTFAVITLGSLSCLFTVLPLADWFLSRGEAGLFLAIPVVTSALCLIFSWRFPAVSGTLRVAGKWGTWGDLYREIPVWRTILTCLFFGLCDAAIVCIPSLALSMGLIPSFFAVANGLGALVMRTMGRDFFNRHPRYLFIGPSLFVMALFLYLTTEAVNNVWLFACGFFNGMGMGYGFPALLALIGDLAPERLRAKMSSLVYFCYDVSWFVLPVYIGFATPLVGEMGAFRSLAALCLTAGVGVALMWRSGSKAILPNC from the coding sequence ATGCGGCTTCTGGTGTTTTACCTGACGGGTCTTACATGGGCAATTTATTCCTGTTCCAACGTGTTCTTCATGCTCGCTCCCTATCTGGTCATGCGTGGTTTTTCCTCCGAAAATGCGGGGATCCTGGTGGGGGCTTTCTACGCGGCGACGACTCTGGTCCGGCCTCTGGGGAGCTGGATAGCGGAGCGGGCGGGGATTCGCCGGGCTCTTGCGGCGTCGGCCTGCGTTTGTCTTTTCTCCACCCTGCTCATGTTCTTCGCCGCGTCCTTCTGGCTGTTTTTGGCGATACGCGTCGCCATGGGCCTCGGGTTCGGCGTGTTCGTGGTGGCGCTGATGACCTGTCAGTCTCTGCTTATCCCCGGGGAAGTTCGGGGAGGAACCTTCGCGGTGATCACCCTGGGGTCCCTTTCCTGCCTGTTTACGGTTCTGCCGCTGGCGGACTGGTTTCTCTCCCGCGGCGAGGCGGGGCTGTTTCTGGCGATTCCCGTGGTGACGTCGGCCCTGTGCCTCATTTTTTCCTGGCGGTTTCCGGCGGTTTCCGGAACCCTGAGAGTCGCCGGAAAATGGGGAACATGGGGGGATTTGTACAGAGAAATTCCGGTCTGGCGCACGATTCTGACCTGCCTGTTTTTCGGGCTCTGCGACGCCGCCATCGTCTGTATTCCGTCCCTCGCGCTTTCCATGGGCCTCATCCCCTCCTTTTTTGCCGTGGCCAACGGACTGGGCGCCCTGGTCATGCGGACGATGGGGCGCGATTTCTTCAATCGTCACCCCCGGTATCTCTTCATAGGGCCGTCGCTCTTCGTCATGGCGCTGTTTTTGTATCTCACCACCGAGGCGGTGAACAACGTCTGGCTTTTTGCCTGCGGGTTTTTCAACGGGATGGGCATGGGGTACGGTTTTCCGGCGCTTCTGGCTCTGATCGGAGACCTGGCTCCGGAGCGGCTGAGGGCGAAAATGTCCTCGCTGGTCTATTTTTGTTATGATGTGAGCTGGTTTGTTCTGCCTGTCTATATCGGCTTCGCGACGCCTCTCGTGGGAGAGATGGGAGCGTTCCGGTCTCTGGCGGCTCTCTGTCTGACGGCCGGGGTTGGAGTAGCCCTGATGTGGCGGAGCGGTTCAAAAGCGATCCTCCCGAATTGCTGA
- the scpB gene encoding SMC-Scp complex subunit ScpB: MSKYVRRSAEKGSAAGSGPLSVLASQIEAVLFLAADPVPETDLKNVFGTTTKDLTAALEELKEHLASGHGLVLSSAAGGWVLETNPHFSEVLSLFREASQKDRIRLSRAAVETLSVIAWNQPVTRGEVEELRGVRSERVLETLLSHGLIRISGRKKTSGSPLLYRTTERFLDVFGVEAIADLPHLEELEALGSEPAEDAAGPDDSEDGDDAT, translated from the coding sequence ATGTCAAAATATGTGCGAAGGTCTGCTGAAAAGGGGAGCGCCGCCGGTTCCGGACCGCTTTCCGTTTTGGCATCTCAGATTGAGGCGGTGCTTTTCCTGGCCGCGGATCCGGTTCCCGAGACGGATCTGAAAAACGTTTTCGGGACGACGACAAAGGATTTGACCGCGGCTTTGGAAGAACTGAAAGAACATCTGGCGTCGGGGCATGGACTCGTCCTGTCGTCGGCGGCGGGAGGATGGGTTCTGGAAACCAACCCCCATTTCTCGGAGGTTCTGTCCCTCTTCCGGGAAGCGTCCCAGAAAGACCGGATACGCCTCAGCAGAGCGGCGGTGGAAACGCTGTCGGTGATCGCCTGGAATCAGCCCGTGACCCGAGGCGAGGTGGAGGAGCTGCGGGGCGTGCGCAGCGAGCGGGTGCTGGAAACCCTTCTTTCTCATGGTCTGATCCGCATATCGGGGCGCAAGAAAACCAGCGGGTCTCCTCTGCTCTATCGAACCACCGAGCGTTTTCTGGACGTGTTTGGAGTGGAGGCCATCGCCGACCTTCCTCACCTTGAAGAACTTGAGGCCCTGGGCTCCGAACCGGCGGAAGACGCGGCCGGACCGGACGATTCGGAGGACGGGGACGATGCGACTTAA
- a CDS encoding rRNA pseudouridine synthase, giving the protein MRLNAFLADCGTASRRKSEELIHAGRVKVNGKIVLAPYFPADPDKDVVEVDGVRVLPCPKVYIVMNKPSGVVCAVSDKHDPVVMDLLPEKYRAQGVFPVGRLDRESEGLLILTNDGEFAQNVLHPSKGVVKEYEALLDGEIDEKRLNRWREGFEIQGRKIAPLSIAVMIREPRGRWVRLTIGEGLKREVRVMAKQAGFTVLRLIRRRIGVLTLMKLQKNQFVELSFSDLYTKIFEGGSI; this is encoded by the coding sequence ATGCGACTTAACGCCTTTCTGGCGGACTGCGGAACCGCGTCGAGACGAAAATCGGAGGAGCTCATTCATGCGGGGCGGGTGAAGGTCAACGGTAAAATCGTTCTGGCTCCGTATTTTCCCGCGGATCCGGACAAAGACGTTGTGGAGGTGGATGGGGTTCGCGTTTTGCCCTGCCCGAAGGTCTACATCGTCATGAACAAGCCGTCGGGGGTGGTGTGCGCCGTTTCCGACAAACATGATCCCGTCGTGATGGATCTCTTGCCGGAGAAGTACCGGGCGCAGGGTGTTTTCCCCGTGGGGCGTCTGGACCGGGAGAGCGAGGGATTGCTGATTCTGACCAACGACGGAGAGTTTGCCCAGAATGTTCTGCATCCGTCGAAGGGAGTCGTGAAGGAATACGAGGCCCTTCTCGACGGAGAAATCGACGAGAAACGACTGAATCGCTGGCGTGAGGGCTTCGAGATCCAGGGGCGGAAGATCGCCCCCCTTTCGATAGCGGTGATGATACGGGAACCCCGGGGCCGGTGGGTACGTCTCACCATCGGGGAAGGGCTGAAACGTGAAGTGCGGGTCATGGCGAAACAGGCGGGCTTCACTGTACTGAGGCTCATACGGCGCAGGATTGGTGTTTTGACCCTCATGAAACTGCAAAAAAATCAATTCGTGGAATTGTCTTTTTCTGACCTGTACACTAAAATATTTGAGGGTGGTTCAATTTAA
- a CDS encoding segregation/condensation protein A — protein MLKESVEISIGGFSGPLDLLCHLVESRQFQAAEIKVTQLVRIYGVWLLKTKKASTDMLADFFYMVAGLLLQKTLSLLPGAEPEPLDDGEENLPINEEELMERLERYRPYRAATSWLEERKLLREKRFRRPVSGHLGEVAKRGYVIGDLYFLSRIWWRLFERYTDGRASHPFPDGFFEEEWDGVPGPLPEESQIQGRIAELEEKLRNFSAISLNETWSLSPSLGSLIVTLLAVLEMCRMGKVYIEQETLFSDVKICAKVC, from the coding sequence ATGCTGAAGGAGAGCGTCGAAATCTCCATCGGCGGTTTTTCCGGCCCTCTCGACCTCCTGTGTCATCTGGTGGAGAGCCGGCAGTTTCAGGCCGCCGAAATCAAAGTGACGCAGCTGGTGCGCATCTACGGGGTCTGGCTGCTGAAGACGAAAAAAGCCTCCACGGACATGCTGGCGGATTTTTTCTATATGGTCGCCGGACTGCTGCTTCAAAAGACGCTTTCTCTGCTTCCCGGCGCGGAGCCGGAGCCACTGGACGACGGTGAGGAGAACCTTCCCATCAATGAGGAAGAGCTTATGGAAAGGCTTGAACGGTATCGTCCTTACCGGGCGGCCACCTCCTGGCTGGAGGAGCGGAAGCTGTTGAGGGAAAAACGCTTTCGGCGTCCGGTGTCGGGGCATTTGGGAGAGGTGGCGAAACGGGGGTACGTCATTGGAGACCTTTATTTTTTGAGCCGGATCTGGTGGCGGCTCTTTGAGCGATATACCGACGGCAGAGCGTCCCACCCGTTCCCCGACGGTTTTTTTGAAGAGGAGTGGGACGGCGTCCCCGGGCCGCTTCCCGAGGAGTCTCAGATTCAGGGCCGTATCGCCGAACTGGAGGAGAAGCTGCGGAATTTTTCCGCCATTTCCCTGAATGAGACCTGGAGTCTTTCCCCTTCCCTGGGTTCCCTGATCGTGACGCTTCTGGCGGTTCTGGAGATGTGTCGCATGGGTAAGGTCTATATCGAGCAGGAGACGCTTTTTTCCGATGTCAAAATATGTGCGAAGGTCTGCTGA
- the trpS gene encoding tryptophan--tRNA ligase, whose translation MKKSRVFSGMRPTGQLHLGHMAGALTNWVKFQEDHECFYCIVDWHALMSNYADSEETHKLCMDVLLDWLSVGLDPEKSCIFIQSHVPQHAELFLALSMITPLGWLYRNPTYKEQIVNIQNKDLSTFAFLGYPVLMAADILLYRAEKVPVGEDQSAHMELSRELVRRFNHFFGENLLPEPQTILTPTPKVPGTDGRKMSKSYGNSLYISESSKSMWEKLRTMITDPARERRTDPGDPNKCPVWDLHKVFNPDESQRAEIDMGCRTAGIGCIDCKKMLNAHVSTMMDPIHERRARYEKDESLLEDILREGAKRAETAARATMKDVYPAMGLIVRADRVS comes from the coding sequence ATGAAGAAAAGCAGAGTTTTCAGCGGGATGAGACCGACGGGTCAACTGCATCTCGGACATATGGCGGGAGCGTTGACCAACTGGGTGAAGTTCCAGGAGGATCATGAATGTTTTTACTGCATTGTCGACTGGCACGCGCTGATGTCGAACTACGCCGATTCTGAAGAGACGCATAAACTCTGTATGGACGTCCTGCTGGACTGGCTTTCCGTCGGACTGGACCCCGAAAAAAGCTGCATTTTCATCCAGTCTCACGTTCCTCAGCACGCGGAGCTTTTCCTTGCGCTCTCGATGATCACCCCTCTGGGTTGGCTTTACAGAAATCCCACGTACAAGGAACAGATTGTGAATATCCAGAACAAGGATTTGAGCACCTTCGCGTTTCTGGGCTATCCCGTACTGATGGCGGCGGACATTCTGCTCTACAGAGCGGAAAAGGTTCCGGTGGGAGAGGATCAGAGCGCCCACATGGAGCTTTCACGGGAGCTTGTGCGCCGTTTCAATCACTTTTTCGGTGAAAATTTGCTGCCCGAGCCTCAGACCATTCTGACCCCCACGCCGAAGGTCCCTGGAACCGACGGCCGCAAGATGAGCAAATCCTACGGAAATTCTCTCTATATTTCGGAAAGCTCCAAATCCATGTGGGAGAAGCTCCGCACCATGATCACGGACCCGGCCCGGGAGAGGCGCACGGATCCGGGAGACCCCAACAAATGCCCGGTGTGGGACCTTCACAAGGTCTTCAATCCCGACGAGTCCCAGAGGGCGGAGATCGACATGGGATGCCGAACGGCGGGCATCGGCTGCATCGACTGCAAAAAAATGCTGAACGCCCACGTTTCGACCATGATGGACCCCATTCACGAACGCCGCGCCCGCTATGAAAAGGACGAGTCCCTGCTGGAGGATATTCTTCGGGAGGGGGCGAAGCGCGCCGAAACTGCGGCGCGGGCCACCATGAAGGACGTCTATCCCGCCATGGGGCTGATCGTCCGGGCCGACCGGGTCAGTTGA
- a CDS encoding HDOD domain-containing protein produces MSEIDERSRELIKTRIISKLKEIKSFPQFVVETLRKLNDPTSSASDVAASLSRDEGLVLRTLKLANSAAYGMSRHISDISEAIALLGYKNISNIVLAATVYSVMDKGLSGYALDRGELWRHSLTTAYTARHIAQLSNKVPPEEAYVGGLLHDIGKVVLNDYVRFGYGIIVKLVEEEHIPFTEAELKVLGFEHAMVGSLLVERWDLPEGYQYSTLLHHNPNALEAEHAKYQSLVDVVSVANSMCLMLGVGLGADGLQNYLFTEPLERLGIEDYEALLSELVDFAGQASQEMADMRDM; encoded by the coding sequence GTGAGTGAAATAGATGAGCGTTCGCGGGAACTTATCAAGACACGTATAATAAGTAAACTGAAGGAAATCAAGTCCTTTCCCCAGTTTGTGGTGGAGACGCTGCGCAAGCTCAACGACCCCACCAGCAGCGCTTCGGACGTGGCGGCGAGCCTCTCCCGCGACGAAGGGCTGGTTTTGCGTACCCTGAAACTGGCCAACTCGGCGGCCTATGGGATGTCGAGACACATCTCGGATATTTCGGAGGCCATCGCGCTTCTTGGGTACAAAAATATCAGCAACATCGTTCTTGCGGCCACCGTGTACTCCGTCATGGACAAGGGGCTTTCAGGTTACGCTCTGGATCGGGGTGAGCTGTGGCGGCATTCCCTGACCACCGCCTACACGGCTCGTCACATCGCGCAGCTGAGCAATAAGGTTCCCCCGGAGGAGGCCTATGTGGGCGGACTGCTGCACGACATCGGCAAGGTCGTGCTGAACGACTACGTGCGATTTGGCTACGGTATCATCGTCAAACTGGTCGAAGAGGAACATATCCCCTTTACCGAAGCCGAGCTGAAGGTCCTGGGGTTTGAACACGCCATGGTAGGGTCTCTGCTGGTGGAGCGCTGGGATCTCCCCGAGGGGTATCAGTATTCCACGCTGCTTCATCACAATCCCAATGCTCTGGAGGCCGAACACGCGAAGTATCAATCTCTGGTGGACGTGGTGAGCGTCGCCAATTCCATGTGTCTCATGCTGGGCGTGGGGCTGGGGGCGGACGGACTTCAGAACTACCTTTTCACGGAACCCCTGGAGCGCCTTGGCATCGAGGATTATGAAGCCCTCCTTTCGGAGCTGGTGGATTTCGCGGGACAGGCCTCTCAGGAAATGGCGGATATGCGGGATATGTAG